From a region of the Acidobacteriota bacterium genome:
- the rsmA gene encoding ribosomal RNA small subunit methyltransferase A produces the protein MARQLKPRRRLGQHFLEPAWVRKVVDVVAPTTEQVLLEIGPGRGALTFALANRAGRLLAVELDENLVQRLKTGAPANVEIRHADFLQLDLHEATASLRRGAGGRPADSVRVVGNLPYGVSAPILLRLLHDALAAGIRDAVVMLQREVAERVVAGVGSRAYGPLAVMASLHADTRWMLDVPPGAFRPAPKVRSALVSLRFRDPVRAPVDAAGFELLVRRLFTRRRKQVVNALAAFNSSPAFDPLSVCRAAGLCPTRRPGTLDLPELIDLSDVLAAMPD, from the coding sequence ATGGCGCGGCAACTCAAGCCTCGGCGACGGCTGGGGCAACACTTCCTGGAGCCGGCCTGGGTACGGAAGGTCGTGGACGTCGTCGCGCCGACGACGGAACAGGTCCTCCTCGAGATCGGGCCGGGCCGCGGAGCGCTCACCTTCGCGCTCGCGAACCGTGCAGGCCGGCTGCTGGCGGTCGAGCTGGACGAGAATCTCGTACAGCGGCTGAAGACCGGCGCTCCCGCCAACGTCGAAATCCGTCACGCCGACTTCCTGCAACTGGACCTGCACGAGGCGACGGCGAGCTTGCGCCGCGGCGCCGGCGGGCGGCCGGCGGACTCGGTGCGAGTCGTCGGGAATCTGCCGTACGGGGTCTCAGCCCCGATTCTGCTGCGTCTGCTCCACGACGCGCTCGCGGCGGGAATACGCGACGCGGTGGTCATGCTGCAGCGCGAGGTGGCCGAACGTGTCGTTGCCGGCGTCGGATCGCGGGCGTACGGTCCGCTGGCGGTCATGGCGTCCCTGCACGCCGACACCCGCTGGATGCTCGACGTGCCGCCCGGAGCATTCCGCCCGGCGCCGAAGGTCCGATCGGCGCTCGTCTCCCTGCGCTTTCGCGATCCGGTCCGCGCGCCCGTCGACGCGGCGGGCTTCGAGCTGCTGGTCCGTCGTCTGTTTACCCGACGCCGCAAGCAGGTGGTGAATGCCCTCGCCGCGTTCAACTCCTCCCCGGCGTTCGATCCGCTGTCGGTCTGCCGCGCCGCGGGTCTGTGCCCGACCCGTCGGCCGGGCACCCTCGACCTGCCGGAACTCATTGACCTGTCTGATGTTCTGGCCGCCATGCCAGACTGA
- a CDS encoding DUF3467 domain-containing protein: MPERKQINFTIVPDEPSDVARTYANFCAISHTPFDFTLTFCEVLPPSETEVREADGDERQSDGPRQLRAPVRARIVVPAAFIPSLITALQEHARAFSEAPPKVASPRDAVH; this comes from the coding sequence ATGCCCGAACGCAAGCAGATCAATTTCACGATAGTGCCGGACGAACCGAGCGACGTCGCACGCACGTACGCGAACTTCTGCGCCATCTCGCACACGCCCTTCGATTTCACCCTGACCTTCTGCGAGGTGCTGCCGCCCTCCGAAACCGAGGTGCGGGAGGCCGACGGCGACGAACGGCAGTCGGACGGGCCTCGTCAGCTCCGGGCGCCGGTCCGCGCCCGGATCGTCGTGCCGGCAGCGTTCATCCCGAGCCTGATCACCGCGCTGCAGGAGCACGCGCGCGCCTTCAGCGAGGCGCCTCCGAAGGTTGCCTCGCCGAGGGACGCGGTGCACTAG
- a CDS encoding metallopeptidase family protein → MTDERFEELVAEAFELIPQQFREAMRNVALVIEDEPSPELLAELGMAPPETLYGLYQGVSLVEREWGQLAELPDQVIIFRDPILEDAEDEDDVVRAVGETVIHEFGHHFGLSEEEIDEAEAIWAEETFGDQR, encoded by the coding sequence ATGACCGACGAGCGGTTCGAGGAACTGGTGGCGGAAGCCTTCGAGCTGATTCCGCAACAGTTTCGCGAAGCGATGCGGAACGTCGCCCTGGTGATCGAGGACGAGCCCTCCCCGGAATTGCTCGCCGAACTGGGCATGGCCCCCCCGGAAACGCTGTACGGGCTCTATCAGGGGGTTTCCCTGGTGGAACGCGAGTGGGGTCAGTTGGCCGAGCTTCCAGACCAGGTCATCATCTTCCGCGATCCGATCCTGGAAGACGCCGAGGACGAGGACGATGTAGTACGCGCCGTCGGCGAGACGGTCATTCACGAGTTCGGCCACCATTTCGGGCTCAGCGAGGAGGAGATCGACGAGGCCGAAGCGATCTGGGCCGAAGAGACGTTCGGCGACCAGCGATGA
- the lexA gene encoding transcriptional repressor LexA: MQPLTRRQREILDYLTEFIQHHGYSPSLEEIGRRFGLSSLATVHKHLTNLQEKGFIKRAWNRSRSVELVPTGIGGRAIELPLQGYVAAGDPIEAVVSPETVAVPENLTGMRATYALRVRGQSMIDEQIRDGDIVIVEDRRTAENGEMVIALLDASEATLKTFYREEGRIRLQPANPAMQPLVVDAGRVQIQGVVVGLMRRY; encoded by the coding sequence GTGCAACCGCTCACGAGGCGACAGCGAGAGATCCTCGATTACCTCACCGAGTTCATCCAGCACCACGGCTACAGTCCGAGCCTGGAGGAGATCGGCCGGCGTTTCGGGCTCTCCTCGCTCGCCACCGTGCACAAGCACCTGACGAATCTGCAGGAGAAGGGTTTCATCAAGCGCGCCTGGAACCGCAGCCGCTCCGTGGAGCTGGTGCCGACGGGTATCGGCGGACGCGCGATCGAGCTCCCGTTGCAGGGCTACGTCGCCGCCGGCGATCCCATCGAGGCGGTGGTCTCTCCGGAGACCGTCGCGGTCCCCGAGAATCTCACGGGCATGCGCGCCACGTATGCGCTCCGGGTGCGTGGCCAGTCCATGATCGACGAGCAGATCCGCGACGGCGACATCGTGATCGTCGAAGATCGCCGGACCGCGGAGAACGGCGAGATGGTGATTGCCCTGCTCGACGCGTCCGAGGCGACGCTCAAGACCTTCTACCGGGAGGAAGGGCGCATCCGCCTGCAACCGGCGAATCCCGCCATGCAGCCGCTCGTGGTGGACGCCGGGCGGGTACAGATACAGGGCGTCGTCGTCGGCCTCATGAGAAGATACTGA